Proteins from a genomic interval of Pseudomonas sp. RC10:
- a CDS encoding GTP-binding protein has product MANGKIPVTVISGFLGAGKTTLVNHLLSENRHERIGVVVNEFGEVGIDGQLIVAEQEALIEINNGCVCCTVRADLVASVKEMLNLAGHRLDRLIVETSGLADPAPVLQTFLADPDLRTQVELESVITVVDAVHLQDQLNDEIVREQIAFADTLILNKTALVSHTALADIARQVRQLNQTASLLPTNHSRVAVETLLGTKRFSLPNLLMIEPDILEEEGHDHEHDASISSCSVVTPGALDPDRFNRWINQLVNDQGQRLMRMKGLLNFTSEARRFHFHSVHMLLEAMPGRRWADDESRDNRFVFIGRDLDSEQLRQGFLDCLQAA; this is encoded by the coding sequence ATGGCAAACGGCAAAATCCCCGTCACGGTCATTTCCGGTTTTCTCGGTGCGGGCAAGACCACGCTGGTCAATCACCTGTTGAGTGAGAACCGGCATGAGCGTATCGGCGTCGTGGTCAATGAGTTCGGCGAAGTCGGCATCGACGGCCAGTTGATCGTCGCCGAACAGGAAGCCCTGATCGAGATCAACAACGGCTGCGTATGCTGCACTGTGCGAGCGGACCTGGTGGCCAGCGTCAAGGAAATGCTCAACCTGGCCGGCCACCGTCTTGACCGGCTGATCGTCGAAACCTCAGGCCTGGCCGACCCGGCCCCGGTGCTGCAAACCTTCCTCGCCGACCCCGACCTGCGCACTCAGGTCGAGCTTGAGTCAGTGATCACCGTGGTCGACGCGGTGCATCTCCAGGATCAACTGAACGACGAAATCGTGCGGGAACAGATCGCCTTCGCCGACACGCTGATCCTCAACAAGACCGCGCTGGTCAGCCACACCGCACTGGCCGACATCGCCCGTCAGGTGCGCCAGCTCAACCAGACCGCCAGCCTGCTGCCGACCAACCATTCCCGGGTCGCAGTGGAAACGTTGCTCGGCACAAAACGGTTCTCGCTGCCAAACCTGCTGATGATCGAGCCGGACATTCTTGAAGAAGAAGGCCATGACCACGAGCACGACGCGTCGATCTCGTCCTGCTCGGTGGTCACACCCGGGGCACTGGACCCGGACCGGTTCAACCGCTGGATCAACCAGCTGGTCAACGATCAGGGCCAACGGCTGATGCGCATGAAAGGCCTGTTGAATTTCACGAGCGAAGCCCGGCGCTTTCATTTCCACAGCGTGCACATGCTGCTGGAGGCCATGCCCGGCCGCCGCTGGGCCGACGACGAATCCCGCGACAACCGTTTCGTGTTCATTGGCCGCGATCTGGACAGCGAACAGCTGCGTCAGGGCTTTCTCGACTGCCTGCAGGCGGCCTGA
- a CDS encoding CbtB domain-containing protein, which translates to MSSTALTHAPSATRSHRLLVTFGSILMGLSLVYFAGFSHLDLVHNAAHDTRHSSGFPCH; encoded by the coding sequence ATGAGCAGCACCGCCCTGACGCATGCCCCTTCCGCCACACGCAGCCATCGCCTGTTGGTGACCTTCGGTTCGATCCTGATGGGTCTGTCGCTGGTGTACTTCGCCGGATTCTCGCACCTGGACCTGGTCCACAACGCAGCCCACGACACCCGCCACAGCTCGGGTTTCCCCTGCCACTGA
- the nthB gene encoding nitrile hydratase subunit beta has translation MGEAHLRHPHRDDGRERPPERRAAELPDGHPAHGFQEHWTWASLRTGAEGMQPFEYFKFRYYEKWLGGISGFFVNAGYIHSDELKDRADHYRKQPDAPLPDKPNAAIREQIVRYLEQGDSGLRPYDAAPLFGEGDVVTIADPVAVDHTRLPGYLRNKPGKIVEVYAGAFAYFVNTGPDGIGEPMPVYRVAFDAADLWGVDKSEPNTTIYADLFEAYLQPTR, from the coding sequence ATGGGAGAAGCGCATCTTCGGCATCCACACCGCGATGATGGCCGAGAGCGCCCACCTGAAAGACGCGCTGCCGAACTACCCGATGGCCACCCTGCCCACGGCTTTCAAGAGCACTGGACCTGGGCCTCGTTGCGCACCGGCGCCGAAGGCATGCAACCTTTCGAATACTTCAAGTTTCGCTACTACGAGAAATGGCTGGGCGGGATCTCCGGCTTTTTCGTCAATGCGGGCTACATCCACAGTGACGAGCTCAAGGACCGCGCCGATCACTACCGCAAGCAGCCCGATGCGCCGCTGCCGGACAAGCCCAATGCCGCGATCCGCGAGCAGATCGTGCGCTACCTGGAGCAAGGCGACTCGGGGCTCCGGCCCTACGACGCCGCACCGCTGTTCGGCGAGGGCGATGTCGTGACCATCGCTGACCCGGTGGCCGTGGACCACACCCGCCTGCCCGGCTACCTGCGCAACAAACCGGGAAAAATCGTTGAGGTGTATGCGGGGGCGTTCGCCTATTTCGTCAACACCGGGCCGGACGGGATTGGCGAGCCGATGCCGGTGTACCGGGTGGCGTTCGACGCCGCTGACCTGTGGGGCGTTGATAAAAGCGAGCCGAACACGACGATTTACGCGGACCTGTTCGAAGCCTATTTGCAGCCCACGCGCTGA
- the nthA gene encoding nitrile hydratase subunit alpha, with translation MSQLFDYEQQREAESAAKVRALEALLIEKGVIGSDSVDAVLAHFETVAGPFNGAKIVARAWVDPEYKARLLADTPAAIAELNLAQGMDGAEGEHMLAVANGPGVHNLIICTLCSCYPWPILGLPPYWYKDPVFRARGVREPRAVLREFGVPVSADTHVEVWDSSAQIRWFVVPERPANSDHLSEAQLAALVTPEAMMGVALVELPAA, from the coding sequence ATGAGTCAACTCTTCGACTACGAACAACAACGGGAAGCCGAAAGCGCGGCCAAGGTCCGGGCACTCGAAGCCTTGCTGATTGAAAAAGGCGTGATCGGCAGCGACTCGGTGGACGCGGTTCTGGCCCACTTCGAAACCGTCGCAGGCCCCTTCAACGGCGCGAAGATCGTCGCCCGCGCCTGGGTTGACCCTGAGTACAAGGCTCGCCTGCTGGCCGACACGCCCGCCGCCATCGCCGAACTGAACCTGGCCCAGGGCATGGACGGCGCCGAGGGCGAGCACATGCTGGCCGTTGCCAATGGCCCCGGCGTGCACAACCTGATCATCTGCACCCTGTGTTCCTGCTACCCATGGCCGATCCTCGGCCTGCCGCCCTACTGGTACAAAGACCCTGTGTTTCGGGCCCGAGGCGTGCGCGAACCCCGCGCCGTCCTGCGCGAATTCGGCGTGCCGGTGAGCGCAGACACCCACGTCGAAGTCTGGGACAGCAGCGCGCAGATCCGCTGGTTCGTGGTGCCCGAGCGCCCGGCGAACTCCGATCACCTGAGCGAAGCACAACTGGCCGCGCTGGTGACACCGGAAGCCATGATGGGCGTGGCCCTGGTGGAATTGCCCGCCGCCTGA
- the iolG gene encoding inositol 2-dehydrogenase, whose translation MLRIAVLGAGRIANIHAANVAANPDVQLSVIADPWREGVDKLAAKLGCAAAYDCAEAIERDDVDAVVIGTHTDTHIDYMLRAVKAGKPVLCEKPIDLDYAKAAKAVEDVERQNGKVMLGFNRRFDPDTLQMRKAIAQGDIGEVRQVVITSRDPGLASLDNLKHSGGIFRDMTIHDFDTARTLLGEEPVEVFAIASRLVEPALAQLDDYDSVMVLLRTASGKQCHINCCREAVYGYDQRLEVFGSKGMVLNDNHRPTTVRTYSASQTEVREPLENFFLERYADSYRIELNQFIAAVRANEPLPTHARDGLKALHLANCALESIKTGRAVKVEG comes from the coding sequence ATGCTACGCATCGCAGTCCTCGGCGCAGGCCGCATCGCCAACATCCACGCCGCCAACGTCGCGGCCAACCCCGATGTGCAACTGTCGGTGATCGCCGACCCCTGGCGCGAAGGCGTCGACAAGCTGGCGGCCAAACTGGGCTGCGCGGCGGCCTACGATTGCGCCGAGGCCATCGAGCGGGACGACGTCGACGCCGTGGTGATCGGCACCCACACTGACACCCACATTGACTACATGCTGCGGGCGGTGAAAGCAGGCAAACCGGTGCTCTGCGAAAAACCCATCGACCTGGACTACGCCAAGGCCGCCAAAGCCGTAGAAGACGTCGAGCGCCAGAACGGCAAGGTCATGCTGGGCTTCAACCGCCGCTTCGACCCCGACACCCTGCAGATGCGCAAAGCCATTGCCCAGGGCGACATCGGTGAGGTGCGCCAGGTGGTGATCACCAGCCGCGACCCCGGCCTGGCGTCGCTGGACAACCTCAAGCACTCCGGCGGCATTTTCCGCGACATGACCATTCACGACTTCGACACCGCGCGCACGTTGCTCGGTGAAGAACCGGTCGAGGTGTTTGCCATCGCCAGCCGCCTGGTCGAACCTGCCCTCGCCCAACTGGACGACTACGACAGCGTGATGGTCCTGCTGCGCACCGCGTCCGGCAAACAATGCCACATCAACTGCTGCCGCGAAGCGGTCTACGGGTACGATCAGCGTCTGGAGGTGTTTGGCTCGAAAGGTATGGTCCTCAACGACAACCACCGCCCCACCACCGTGCGCACCTACAGCGCCAGCCAGACCGAAGTGCGCGAACCGCTGGAGAATTTCTTCCTTGAGCGCTACGCCGATTCCTACCGCATCGAACTGAACCAGTTCATCGCCGCCGTCCGCGCCAACGAACCGCTGCCGACCCACGCACGGGACGGGTTGAAGGCACTGCATTTGGCGAACTGCGCGCTGGAATCGATCAAGACCGGGCGGGCGGTGAAGGTCGAGGGTTGA
- a CDS encoding nitrile hydratase accessory protein produces the protein MFTRFEEFAANSMLGHKDSPPRAQGRLQFTQEWQRSLYGLALALSKAGHFEWEAFRQQLIGSISTWEQLPCDHQPPWDYYERYLEALIKVLQAHSLLDTDELYSRLSTLKTDNTETRTAP, from the coding sequence ATGTTTACGCGTTTCGAAGAGTTCGCCGCCAACAGCATGCTCGGCCACAAGGACTCGCCACCCCGAGCACAAGGCCGGTTGCAGTTCACCCAGGAATGGCAGCGCAGCCTGTACGGGCTGGCGCTGGCATTGTCCAAGGCCGGTCATTTCGAGTGGGAAGCCTTCCGCCAGCAACTGATTGGCTCGATCTCGACGTGGGAGCAATTGCCCTGTGACCACCAGCCCCCGTGGGATTACTACGAGCGCTATCTGGAAGCCCTGATCAAGGTGTTGCAAGCGCATTCGCTGCTGGACACCGATGAGCTGTACAGCCGTTTGAGCACACTCAAAACCGACAACACTGAAACGAGGACTGCCCCATGA
- a CDS encoding phytanoyl-CoA dioxygenase family protein, with protein MNLFPQPKDIDVRAFAVLCEQSVRVADYPHAQEVVSRVVIYRADTLRESEQQDRRALMSELHHLFRDGPGVMVVRGAYTDTAVIDRHSEVFRQIIADESARVVRADHFAKAGANQRIWNSLQKAAEHSPESFIEYYANPLLGLISEAWLGPYFQATAQVNVVTPGGQAQQPHRDYHLGFQSDEVVSRFPLPLHRLSQNLTLQGAVAHTDMPLETGPTLLLPFSQQYELGYLAWRDQGFIDYFAQHAIQLPLNKGDLLFFNPALFHAAGTNRTTDQYRMANLLQISSAFGKPMETVNRDKMILALYPSLLKRVEQGELDETGMQAVIAMSADGYSFPTNLDTDPPLHGMAPQTGQQLLEQALRERCAVERFVEAVGVMQRKRTA; from the coding sequence ATGAACCTCTTCCCCCAGCCGAAGGACATCGACGTTCGCGCGTTTGCCGTGCTGTGCGAGCAGTCGGTGCGCGTCGCCGATTACCCCCATGCCCAAGAGGTTGTGAGCCGGGTGGTGATCTACCGGGCCGACACCCTGCGCGAATCCGAGCAGCAGGACCGTCGGGCCTTGATGAGCGAGTTGCATCATCTGTTTCGCGACGGGCCGGGGGTGATGGTGGTGCGGGGTGCCTACACGGACACGGCAGTCATTGATCGGCACAGCGAGGTGTTCCGGCAGATCATCGCCGACGAGTCCGCCCGCGTGGTGCGCGCTGATCATTTCGCCAAGGCCGGGGCCAATCAGCGGATCTGGAATTCCCTGCAAAAGGCCGCCGAGCATTCCCCAGAGTCCTTCATCGAGTATTACGCCAACCCGCTGCTGGGGCTGATTTCGGAGGCGTGGCTAGGGCCGTATTTTCAGGCGACGGCGCAGGTCAATGTGGTGACGCCCGGCGGTCAGGCGCAACAACCCCATCGTGATTACCACCTGGGTTTCCAGAGCGACGAGGTGGTGTCGCGGTTCCCGCTGCCGCTGCACCGGTTGTCGCAGAACCTCACGCTGCAAGGGGCCGTGGCCCACACCGACATGCCGCTGGAAACCGGGCCGACGCTGTTGCTGCCGTTCTCGCAGCAGTACGAACTGGGTTATCTGGCGTGGCGCGATCAGGGTTTCATCGATTACTTCGCGCAGCACGCCATTCAGTTGCCGTTGAACAAGGGCGACCTGCTGTTCTTCAACCCGGCGCTGTTCCACGCGGCGGGCACCAATCGCACGACGGACCAGTACCGCATGGCGAACCTGCTGCAAATATCGTCGGCGTTTGGCAAGCCGATGGAAACCGTCAACCGCGACAAGATGATCCTGGCGCTGTACCCGTCGCTGTTGAAACGAGTGGAGCAGGGGGAGCTGGACGAGACGGGCATGCAGGCGGTGATCGCGATGAGCGCGGACGGGTATTCCTTCCCCACCAACCTCGACACCGACCCACCGCTGCACGGCATGGCCCCGCAGACCGGGCAGCAGTTGCTGGAACAAGCGTTGCGCGAGCGGTGTGCGGTGGAGCGGTTTGTGGAGGCGGTGGGGGTGATGCAGCGCAAGCGCACGGCCTGA
- a CDS encoding DUF1097 domain-containing protein, with protein sequence MKQKEAYTVSIGLLAVLDTYVTATVLPVPVWVTFIAWASFFVVGGGSAGFVRSVASNLTGLVISSLVLLGIATVSEAPIIIAVLVGAGSALMVQASKVPLLSILPAIVWGFASTVGTTAVGGKPMTTPGLENPALIAAVALVTGAVFGYVSERLGDALTSKPSPQLA encoded by the coding sequence ATGAAACAGAAAGAAGCCTACACCGTCAGCATCGGCCTGCTCGCCGTGCTGGACACCTACGTCACGGCCACCGTCTTGCCGGTGCCGGTCTGGGTCACCTTCATCGCCTGGGCCTCGTTTTTCGTGGTCGGCGGTGGCAGTGCCGGATTCGTGCGCAGTGTCGCGTCGAACCTGACAGGGCTGGTGATCAGTTCCCTGGTGTTACTGGGGATCGCCACTGTCAGTGAAGCGCCCATCATCATCGCCGTGCTGGTGGGGGCTGGCAGTGCCCTGATGGTTCAGGCCTCCAAGGTGCCGTTGCTGAGCATTCTGCCCGCCATCGTCTGGGGCTTCGCCTCGACAGTGGGCACCACGGCGGTCGGCGGCAAACCGATGACGACGCCCGGTCTGGAAAACCCGGCCCTGATCGCCGCCGTCGCGTTGGTCACCGGTGCGGTCTTTGGCTACGTCTCCGAACGCCTCGGCGATGCGTTGACGAGCAAACCCAGCCCGCAACTGGCTTGA
- a CDS encoding LacI family DNA-binding transcriptional regulator, whose protein sequence is MDNKKRPTIATVAHYANLSVATVDRVLNARAPVNPETAQKVQEAAEAVGYFAARLIGQRINEKKPAYHFGILLLGTSQTFYKTLSDAIVEQARDSQVANIVCHIELIHDRAPLSIVGQIHRLTALSDCLALVSFDHPLIINAIEQVRQQGVHVVSLLTDLPTITPGAYVGTDNLEVGRTAGWLIAHGSAKEGGSVAVMLGGHRFLGHEQREAGVRSFFEEKAPQFRVLPSIITLDNGAITEEATLELLARHPDLRGLYVAGGGVEGVISALAATPHRPELCVILQEPTVESRPAMRKGLVTLVIDSQPRLIAQALIEVMVQLPKTDTIDPQRHRVLVPLQIVTPENI, encoded by the coding sequence ATGGATAATAAAAAACGCCCGACCATTGCCACCGTCGCCCACTACGCCAACTTGAGTGTCGCGACAGTGGATCGCGTATTGAATGCCCGCGCACCGGTGAACCCGGAGACCGCGCAAAAAGTGCAGGAAGCCGCCGAAGCCGTGGGCTATTTTGCGGCGCGATTGATCGGCCAGCGGATCAACGAAAAGAAGCCGGCGTATCACTTCGGCATTCTGCTGCTGGGCACCTCGCAGACCTTTTACAAGACCTTGAGCGATGCCATCGTCGAACAGGCGCGGGACTCTCAAGTCGCCAATATCGTTTGCCACATCGAGCTGATCCATGACCGCGCGCCGTTATCCATCGTCGGGCAGATTCATCGATTGACCGCGCTGAGTGACTGCCTGGCGCTGGTCAGCTTCGACCACCCGCTGATCATCAACGCTATCGAACAGGTGCGTCAGCAAGGGGTGCACGTGGTGTCGCTGCTGACCGATCTGCCGACGATCACGCCTGGCGCCTACGTCGGCACCGACAACCTTGAAGTGGGCCGCACCGCAGGCTGGCTGATCGCCCATGGTTCAGCGAAAGAAGGCGGTTCGGTGGCGGTGATGCTCGGCGGGCATCGATTTCTCGGGCATGAACAGCGGGAAGCCGGGGTGCGCAGTTTCTTCGAAGAAAAAGCCCCGCAGTTTCGCGTACTGCCGTCGATCATCACCCTCGACAACGGCGCGATCACGGAAGAGGCCACGCTGGAACTGTTGGCGCGCCATCCGGATTTGCGAGGGCTGTACGTGGCGGGCGGAGGCGTTGAGGGCGTGATCAGTGCCTTGGCCGCGACGCCTCATCGGCCCGAGCTGTGCGTGATTCTGCAAGAACCCACAGTCGAATCCCGCCCGGCGATGCGCAAGGGACTGGTGACGCTGGTGATCGATTCCCAACCCAGGCTCATCGCCCAAGCGCTGATCGAGGTGATGGTGCAATTGCCCAAGACCGACACCATCGACCCGCAACGCCACCGGGTGCTGGTGCCGTTGCAGATCGTGACGCCGGAAAACATCTGA
- a CDS encoding fatty acid desaturase family protein, with product MSQIPFDPERGKDYSITGEQARRAEEAGLVSAVWYQCPVPRKRMKELMQRHDHRALRDTAIWLGAMVLSGWGGYVFWGSAACVPFFLIYGLLYGTAANSRWHEAGHGTAFKTRWMNDVVYQIACFMVMYEPQVWRWSHARHHTDTIIVGRDPEIVEPRPPRLNMIVLKLFSLPHVYNALKSLFPHASGQMSAEEKVFVPESEFPKVYRTARVWLVLHGIVIASALYLNSWLPLMFVLLPTMYGGWLSYMFGLTQHVGLAEDELDHRKNCRTIYMNPVFRFFYSDMNYHLEHHMFPMVPYHALAQLHEEIKDDCPPPYNSLFEAYREIIPTLLKQRKDPSFYIKRPVREPAPEAATASQSPESAFS from the coding sequence ATGTCGCAGATTCCCTTCGATCCTGAACGCGGGAAGGATTACAGCATCACCGGCGAACAGGCGCGGCGGGCGGAAGAAGCCGGTCTGGTTTCGGCCGTCTGGTATCAATGCCCGGTGCCGCGCAAACGCATGAAAGAACTGATGCAGCGCCACGATCATCGCGCCCTCCGCGACACCGCCATCTGGCTCGGGGCGATGGTCCTCAGCGGCTGGGGCGGCTATGTGTTCTGGGGCAGCGCGGCCTGCGTGCCGTTCTTCCTGATCTACGGTCTGTTGTACGGCACCGCCGCGAACTCCCGCTGGCATGAGGCTGGCCATGGCACGGCGTTCAAGACCCGCTGGATGAACGACGTGGTCTATCAGATCGCCTGCTTCATGGTCATGTACGAGCCACAAGTCTGGCGCTGGAGCCACGCCCGCCACCACACCGACACCATCATCGTCGGTCGCGACCCCGAGATCGTCGAGCCCCGTCCGCCGCGCCTGAACATGATCGTGCTCAAGCTGTTCTCGCTGCCCCACGTCTACAACGCGTTAAAGTCGCTGTTCCCCCACGCGAGCGGGCAGATGAGCGCGGAAGAAAAAGTGTTCGTGCCCGAGTCGGAATTTCCCAAGGTTTATCGCACGGCGCGCGTCTGGCTGGTGTTGCACGGGATCGTCATTGCCTCGGCGCTTTACCTCAACTCCTGGCTGCCGTTGATGTTCGTGCTGTTGCCGACGATGTACGGCGGCTGGCTGAGTTATATGTTCGGCCTGACTCAGCACGTGGGCCTGGCCGAAGATGAACTCGACCACCGCAAGAACTGCCGCACGATTTATATGAACCCCGTGTTCCGGTTCTTTTATTCGGACATGAATTACCACCTGGAACATCACATGTTTCCCATGGTGCCTTATCACGCCCTGGCGCAACTTCATGAAGAAATAAAAGACGATTGCCCGCCGCCGTACAACAGCCTGTTCGAGGCCTACCGGGAAATTATTCCGACGTTGCTGAAACAGCGCAAAGACCCTTCTTTCTATATCAAGCGCCCGGTTCGCGAGCCTGCGCCTGAAGCGGCAACAGCGTCGCAAAGCCCGGAATCGGCGTTCAGCTGA
- a CDS encoding LacI family DNA-binding transcriptional regulator, whose protein sequence is MLDRARRFSIKQIAAQAGVSKATVDRVLHERGSVHYQTNRRIQQALEELEAQEKSGPAVGRTFHIDIILHTPKRFSDAVQEAIHAQLGNLAPFRIFPRFHLYQEIDTALMTDVILRCISKGSQGVILKAADEPQINDAVNQVTAAGIPVVTLVSDLPQSERIGYIGMDNRTAGQTAAYLMSRWLDDAAQDVAVVISSELFRGEEEREMGFRTWLRSRAPHLRVVDITGGFGVYEPTLARVSQALQANPSIKAVYSVGGGNRAIVDAFAAQNRPLTVFIGHDLDQENRQLLADEKIAAIIDHNLQIDARHAFQHILQFHRLWKVDPIPASPVQIVTPFNLTH, encoded by the coding sequence ATGCTCGACCGCGCCAGACGTTTCTCCATCAAGCAGATCGCCGCCCAGGCGGGGGTCAGCAAAGCCACGGTCGACCGCGTATTGCACGAGCGCGGCAGCGTGCATTATCAGACCAACCGCCGCATCCAGCAGGCCCTCGAAGAGCTCGAAGCCCAGGAAAAGTCCGGCCCTGCGGTGGGCCGCACCTTTCACATCGACATCATCCTCCACACCCCCAAACGCTTCAGCGACGCGGTGCAGGAGGCCATTCATGCGCAATTGGGCAACCTCGCGCCCTTTCGCATCTTTCCCCGTTTTCATCTGTATCAAGAGATCGATACGGCGTTGATGACCGACGTGATTCTGCGCTGCATCAGCAAAGGCAGTCAGGGCGTGATCCTCAAGGCCGCCGACGAACCCCAGATCAACGACGCCGTGAACCAGGTGACGGCGGCTGGCATCCCCGTGGTGACGCTGGTGTCCGACCTGCCGCAAAGCGAGCGCATTGGCTATATCGGCATGGACAACCGCACCGCCGGGCAAACGGCGGCGTACCTGATGTCGCGCTGGCTGGACGATGCGGCGCAGGACGTCGCGGTGGTCATCAGCAGCGAGCTATTCCGAGGAGAAGAAGAGCGTGAGATGGGCTTCCGCACCTGGCTGCGCAGCCGCGCGCCGCATTTGCGGGTGGTCGACATCACCGGCGGTTTCGGGGTCTACGAACCCACACTGGCTAGGGTCAGCCAGGCGTTGCAGGCGAATCCGTCGATCAAGGCCGTGTACAGCGTCGGCGGCGGCAACCGCGCCATTGTCGATGCGTTCGCGGCTCAGAACCGGCCCTTGACGGTGTTCATCGGCCACGACCTCGATCAGGAAAACCGACAGTTGCTGGCCGACGAAAAAATCGCCGCGATCATCGACCACAACCTGCAGATCGACGCCCGCCACGCGTTCCAGCACATCCTGCAATTTCACCGGTTGTGGAAGGTCGACCCGATCCCCGCCTCGCCGGTGCAGATCGTCACGCCGTTCAACCTGACCCACTGA
- a CDS encoding CbtA family protein: MFKRILTTACYTGALAALLLTLLQSLWITPLILQAEVYENAESVHEQAHEPLAAHDHGAVAHEHEHDAEAWTPEDGWQRTLSTFGGDLVVAIGFALLLSALYNLRTPAKAWHGVLWGLAGYATFCLAPAAGLPPELPGTVAAELTSRQDWWGATALATAVGLALIVFGKHWAWRLVAMLLIAAPHLYGAPQPAEHHALAPDDLQAQFRVASLLVNGGFWIALGGLSGWWFQRQVPGAEDMSAVAAVR; encoded by the coding sequence ATGTTCAAACGCATCCTCACCACGGCCTGTTACACCGGTGCCCTCGCCGCGCTGTTGCTGACCCTGCTGCAAAGCCTGTGGATCACGCCCTTGATTTTGCAGGCTGAAGTCTACGAAAACGCCGAATCGGTTCATGAGCAAGCTCATGAACCGTTGGCGGCTCACGACCACGGCGCCGTTGCCCATGAGCACGAGCACGATGCCGAGGCCTGGACACCGGAGGACGGCTGGCAGCGCACGCTGTCCACGTTCGGGGGTGATCTGGTGGTCGCGATTGGCTTCGCCCTGCTGCTCAGCGCGCTGTACAACCTGCGCACACCGGCCAAGGCCTGGCACGGTGTGCTCTGGGGGTTGGCGGGGTATGCGACATTCTGTCTGGCCCCCGCTGCAGGATTGCCGCCGGAATTGCCGGGCACCGTGGCCGCCGAGCTGACCTCGCGCCAGGACTGGTGGGGCGCGACGGCGCTGGCCACAGCCGTCGGGCTGGCGTTGATCGTCTTTGGCAAACACTGGGCATGGCGACTCGTGGCGATGTTGCTGATTGCGGCGCCGCATCTTTACGGCGCACCGCAACCCGCCGAGCACCATGCACTGGCACCGGATGACCTGCAGGCGCAGTTCCGCGTGGCGTCCTTGCTGGTCAACGGTGGGTTCTGGATAGCGCTGGGCGGGCTCAGCGGGTGGTGGTTCCAGCGGCAAGTGCCGGGCGCGGAAGACATGAGTGCCGTGGCGGCCGTGAGGTAG
- a CDS encoding SDR family oxidoreductase, with translation MSALDLSTSFAGRYFVVTGSTQGLGAAVARTLAERGAAGLIICGRSRDKGEQQVRQLAELDCQAFFVEADMEDVEDCRRVVAAAKEHFGTVHGLVNCAGMSDRGSILDTSPELFDRIFAVNVKAPFFLMQECIKLMIANQVEGSIVSILSVSGHGGQSFLTAYAASKGALAILTKNVAFSTLRNRIRVNGLNIGWMDTPHEDQIQRQYHGAEDGWLERAEAQSPFGRLLKPQEVANSVAYLLSDQSGMTTGSVIDMEQGIIGCGDGSTPRPDAPLTLDGVSGAGQ, from the coding sequence ATGTCAGCATTGGATCTGTCCACGTCGTTCGCGGGCCGCTATTTCGTCGTCACCGGCAGCACACAAGGCCTGGGCGCCGCCGTGGCCCGCACATTGGCGGAACGGGGCGCCGCCGGTTTGATCATCTGTGGGCGCAGCCGGGATAAGGGCGAGCAGCAGGTTCGTCAATTGGCCGAGCTGGATTGCCAGGCGTTCTTCGTCGAAGCCGACATGGAGGACGTCGAGGATTGCCGTCGGGTGGTGGCCGCCGCTAAGGAACACTTCGGCACCGTGCACGGGCTGGTCAATTGCGCGGGCATGTCGGACCGGGGCAGCATCCTCGACACCTCGCCCGAGCTGTTCGACCGGATCTTCGCGGTCAACGTCAAAGCGCCGTTTTTTCTCATGCAGGAATGCATCAAGCTGATGATCGCCAATCAGGTTGAAGGCTCGATTGTCAGCATTCTCAGCGTCTCCGGCCACGGCGGGCAGTCGTTCCTCACCGCGTATGCCGCGTCCAAAGGCGCGCTGGCGATCCTCACCAAGAACGTCGCGTTCAGCACCTTGCGCAACCGCATCCGGGTCAACGGCCTGAACATCGGCTGGATGGACACCCCTCACGAAGACCAGATTCAGCGGCAGTACCACGGCGCTGAAGACGGCTGGCTGGAGCGCGCTGAAGCGCAGTCGCCGTTTGGCCGGTTGCTGAAACCGCAGGAGGTGGCGAACAGCGTGGCGTACCTGCTTTCCGATCAGTCGGGCATGACCACCGGCTCAGTGATCGACATGGAGCAGGGCATCATCGGCTGTGGCGACGGCTCGACCCCGCGCCCCGATGCGCCACTGACCCTGGACGGGGTCAGCGGAGCCGGGCAATGA